One Panicum virgatum strain AP13 chromosome 9K, P.virgatum_v5, whole genome shotgun sequence genomic region harbors:
- the LOC120651985 gene encoding allene oxide cyclase, chloroplastic-like produces the protein MAAALRAAPPSPATARPAETFAKSVLASRVAARGGVGAAAAGRKARGVAVRASLFSPKPAAAKDARPSKVQELYVYEINERDRESPAYLRLSAKQTENALGDLVPFTNKVYNGSLDKRLGITAGICVLIQHVPERNGDRYEAIYSFYFGDHGHITVQGPYLTYEESYLAVTGGSGAFEGAYGQVKLHQIVFPFKIFYTFYLRGIPDLPRELLCTPVPPSPAVEPTPAARAAEPHACVANFTN, from the exons atggccgccgcgctcagggccgcgccgccgtccccggccaCCGCCAGGCCCGCGGAGACCTTCGCCAAGTCGGTGCTGGCGTCGCGGGtcgcggcacgcggcggcgtcggggcggcggcggccgggaggaaggcgcgcggcgtggcggtCCGGGCGTCGCTGTTCTCACCCAAGCCCGCGGCGGCCAAGGACGCGCGGCCGTCCAAGGTGCAGGAGCTCTACGTGTACGAGATCAACGAGCGCGACCGCGAGAGCCCCGCGTACCTCCGCCTCAGCGCCAAGCAGACGGAGAACGCGCTGGGCGACCTCGTGCCCTTCACCAACAAG GTGTACAACGGGAGCCTGGACAAGCGGCTGGGCATCACGGCGGGCATCTGCGTGCTGATCCAGCACGTCCCGGAGCGCAACGGCGACCGGTACGAGGCCATCTACAGCTTCTACTTCGGCGACCACGGGCACATCACGGTGCAGGGGCCCTACCTGACGTACGAGGAGTCGTACCTGGCCGTCACGGGCGGCTCCGGCGCCTTCGAGGGCGCCTACGGCCAGGTGAAGCTCCACCAGATCGTCTTCCCCTTCAAGATCTTCTACACCTTCTACCTCCGGGGCATCCCGGACCTGCCGCGGGAGCTGCTCTGCACGCCCGTCCCGCCCTCCCCCGCCGTCgagcccacccccgccgcccggGCCGCCGAGCCCCACGCCTGCGTCGCCAACTTCACCAACTGA